The Streptomyces sp. NBC_01255 genome window below encodes:
- a CDS encoding S8 family serine peptidase, with the protein MRPLARARLVAAITVVTLCAPAALPSATAAPVPDVAVTPAVTPSGASESRTVTLVTGDRVTVTTTADGRKAYSAEPAAGSAPGTLLARTDIDGDAYFYPSDVIGKVGSVLDPQLFNVDGLIRDGYDDSRAGTLPLIVRRTGAERPETLADDGLLPAQRDFRSLKASTAVLDKDDAAELGDALDTQGGLNDGELKGVESIWLDGKVHADALDRNLTQIGADTAWQSGRTGKGVKVAVLDTGADQTHPDLVGRVSATKDFSGSGSTLDKQGHGTHVAATVAGSGAGAPGLRSGIAPDADLIVGKVLGDDGSGSDSQVIAGMEWAVAQGAKVVNMSLGSGPTNGKDPVTQSLEALATSSGTLFVVSAGNNGPNISTVSAPSIAPHALSVAAVDFIGGTASFSSRGPSFNGTVKPEIAAPGVNVVAARATGTNIGTVQSDPAYTALSGTSMAAPHVAGAAALLAQEHPDWTPEQLKHTLMGTTKAPQNGQSLYDVGTGVLNLPAALKQTVVADTGALDFGRLDVTDGTATRTVKLTNKGDATVTLDLTGTLAATGSTPPAGMLTLSTPTVTLGAGESTDVTLTVDATGTPTGTYTGALTALPAGGGPALRVPLLLDRAQSVKVTTLDRAGKPAPAQISLLNADSGASLNAEIRAEGTRDLRVPEGRYMGLAMIAMTIDGLRQIAIVSADLNAGSNEIVFDARKARRWTASMEGKDTRPEFMAGNLTRTTDDGKYGIRHSMLAGGAYGAFPRDALWITPTTETHLGKVAFNERWRLADADSDTTVGDTSVLYDAAYARTEVGDDPERRLTRSEVETFAKVRMTYRGMNEKHRYQEGSTVYGTGLNGLNASSPSYLTVPRERTEYIQAEDRIWLRFTYRNKDGVSVNYAPAQFTYRPGTTTKDTWFTGPFSVLATGQTTGARLQLKLDDSVDPEGRVGQNGDFNFPQRVQTTTRLHRNGTLVADRGSLIDKTFADADKASYELSRTYTSAGIFPMGGEATSKWTFTAGGAGDTATPVKLLNVAFDAPLDRLNRARAGLPLLVKADVTGAVDGLRKVRAWVTADNGVTWKQVLVFGHDGEYRFLAPHTALKPGGFLGVRVTAEDGSGKTVDTALPRAIPVG; encoded by the coding sequence ATGAGACCCCTCGCCCGCGCCCGACTCGTGGCGGCGATCACCGTCGTCACCCTGTGCGCGCCCGCGGCCCTGCCGTCGGCGACCGCGGCGCCTGTTCCGGACGTGGCCGTCACCCCGGCCGTCACCCCGTCCGGCGCCTCGGAAAGCCGTACCGTCACTCTCGTCACGGGCGACCGGGTCACGGTCACCACCACCGCGGACGGCAGGAAGGCGTACAGCGCGGAGCCCGCGGCCGGTTCGGCGCCGGGCACGCTCCTCGCCCGTACGGACATCGACGGCGACGCGTACTTCTACCCGAGCGACGTCATCGGCAAGGTGGGCTCCGTCCTGGACCCGCAGCTGTTCAACGTCGACGGTCTGATCCGCGACGGGTACGACGACTCCCGCGCCGGCACGCTGCCGCTGATCGTGCGCCGTACCGGCGCCGAGCGGCCGGAGACACTGGCCGACGACGGACTGCTGCCCGCGCAGCGCGACTTCCGCTCGCTGAAGGCGAGCACGGCGGTCCTCGACAAGGACGACGCGGCCGAGCTCGGTGACGCCCTCGACACCCAGGGCGGACTGAACGACGGCGAACTGAAGGGCGTCGAGAGCATCTGGCTGGACGGCAAGGTCCACGCCGACGCGCTGGACCGCAACCTCACCCAGATCGGCGCCGACACCGCCTGGCAGTCCGGCCGTACCGGCAAGGGCGTCAAGGTCGCCGTGCTCGACACCGGCGCCGACCAGACCCATCCCGACCTCGTGGGCCGCGTCAGCGCGACCAAGGACTTCTCCGGCAGCGGCAGCACGCTCGACAAGCAGGGCCACGGCACCCATGTCGCGGCGACCGTGGCGGGCAGCGGCGCGGGTGCGCCGGGCCTCCGGTCCGGCATCGCACCGGACGCCGACCTGATCGTCGGCAAGGTCCTCGGCGACGACGGGTCCGGCTCGGACTCGCAGGTCATCGCCGGTATGGAGTGGGCGGTCGCGCAGGGCGCGAAGGTCGTCAACATGTCGCTGGGCAGCGGCCCGACGAACGGCAAGGACCCGGTCACCCAGTCGCTCGAAGCACTGGCCACCTCGTCCGGCACCCTCTTCGTGGTGTCGGCGGGCAACAACGGTCCGAACATCAGCACCGTGTCCGCCCCCTCGATCGCCCCGCACGCCCTGTCGGTCGCCGCGGTGGACTTCATCGGCGGCACCGCCTCGTTCTCCAGCCGCGGCCCGTCCTTCAACGGCACCGTCAAGCCGGAGATAGCCGCCCCCGGCGTCAACGTCGTCGCGGCCCGTGCCACGGGCACGAACATCGGCACCGTGCAGTCCGACCCGGCGTACACGGCACTGTCCGGTACGTCGATGGCCGCCCCGCACGTCGCCGGAGCCGCGGCCCTCCTGGCCCAGGAGCACCCCGACTGGACCCCGGAGCAGCTCAAGCACACGCTGATGGGCACCACGAAGGCTCCGCAGAACGGTCAGTCGCTGTACGACGTCGGCACGGGCGTGCTGAACCTCCCCGCCGCGCTGAAGCAGACCGTCGTGGCCGACACGGGGGCCCTGGACTTCGGGCGCCTGGACGTGACCGACGGCACCGCGACCCGTACCGTGAAGCTCACCAACAAGGGTGACGCGACCGTCACCCTGGACCTCACGGGCACGCTGGCCGCGACCGGTTCGACCCCGCCGGCCGGCATGCTGACCCTCTCGACCCCCACCGTCACGCTGGGCGCCGGTGAGTCCACCGACGTCACCCTCACCGTCGACGCCACGGGCACGCCGACCGGCACCTACACCGGCGCCCTGACGGCGCTTCCCGCCGGCGGCGGCCCGGCGCTGCGCGTCCCGCTGCTCCTGGACCGGGCACAGTCCGTCAAGGTCACCACGCTCGACCGCGCAGGGAAGCCCGCACCCGCCCAGATCTCCCTGCTCAACGCCGACAGCGGTGCCTCGCTGAACGCGGAGATCCGTGCCGAAGGCACCCGCGACCTGCGGGTCCCCGAGGGCCGCTACATGGGCCTCGCGATGATCGCGATGACCATCGACGGACTCCGCCAGATCGCCATCGTCAGCGCCGACCTGAACGCCGGCTCGAACGAGATCGTCTTCGACGCCCGCAAGGCCCGTCGCTGGACCGCGTCCATGGAAGGCAAGGACACCAGGCCCGAGTTCATGGCCGGCAACCTGACCCGTACCACCGACGACGGCAAGTACGGCATCCGGCACAGCATGCTCGCCGGCGGCGCCTACGGTGCCTTCCCGCGCGACGCGCTCTGGATCACGCCCACCACGGAAACCCACCTCGGCAAGGTCGCGTTCAACGAGCGCTGGCGTCTCGCCGACGCGGACAGCGACACCACCGTGGGCGACACGTCCGTCCTCTACGACGCGGCCTACGCCCGGACCGAGGTCGGCGACGACCCCGAGCGACGGCTGACCCGCAGTGAGGTCGAGACGTTCGCCAAGGTCCGCATGACGTACCGGGGCATGAACGAGAAGCACCGTTACCAGGAGGGCAGCACGGTCTACGGGACCGGGCTGAACGGCCTCAACGCGTCCTCGCCGTCCTATCTGACCGTCCCCCGGGAGCGTACGGAGTACATCCAGGCCGAGGACCGGATCTGGCTGCGCTTCACGTACCGCAACAAGGACGGGGTTTCGGTGAACTACGCGCCCGCCCAGTTCACCTACCGGCCGGGCACCACCACGAAGGACACCTGGTTCACCGGCCCGTTCTCCGTGCTTGCCACCGGCCAGACCACCGGTGCGCGCCTTCAGTTGAAGCTGGACGACAGCGTCGACCCCGAGGGGCGCGTCGGCCAGAACGGCGACTTCAACTTCCCCCAGCGCGTCCAGACCACGACACGGCTCCACCGCAACGGCACCCTGGTCGCCGATCGGGGCTCGCTGATCGACAAGACCTTCGCCGACGCCGACAAGGCCTCGTACGAGCTGAGCCGTACGTACACGTCCGCCGGCATCTTCCCGATGGGCGGCGAGGCGACCTCCAAGTGGACCTTCACCGCCGGTGGTGCGGGTGACACGGCGACCCCGGTGAAGCTGCTCAACGTGGCGTTCGACGCGCCGTTGGACCGGCTGAACCGGGCGCGCGCCGGCCTCCCGCTGCTGGTGAAGGCCGATGTCACAGGGGCGGTCGACGGTCTGCGCAAGGTGCGCGCCTGGGTCACCGCCGACAACGGCGTGACGTGGAAGCAGGTCCTCGTCTTCGGCCACGACGGCGAGTACCGGTTCCTCGCACCGCACACGGCGCTGAAGCCGGGCGGCTTCCTGGGCGTTCGCGTCACGGCCGAGGACGGTAGCGGCAAGACCGTGGACACGGCGCTCCCCAGGGCCATTCCGGTCGGCTGA
- a CDS encoding DUF1330 domain-containing protein: MTAYAIAKLHNGTPHAEVVEYIERIPATFEPYGGRFLVHGTAHEVKEGDWSGAVVMIGFPGIAEARAWWDSPAYREIAPLRSRHIGGDIILVEGVPADYDPAATAKAMREALPAD, from the coding sequence ATGACCGCCTACGCCATCGCGAAGCTGCACAACGGGACCCCGCACGCCGAGGTCGTCGAGTACATCGAGCGCATCCCCGCCACCTTCGAGCCGTACGGCGGCCGCTTCCTCGTGCACGGGACGGCACACGAGGTGAAGGAGGGCGACTGGTCCGGAGCGGTGGTGATGATCGGGTTCCCCGGGATCGCCGAGGCGCGGGCCTGGTGGGACTCGCCGGCGTACCGGGAGATCGCGCCGCTGCGGTCCCGGCACATCGGCGGCGACATCATTCTGGTCGAGGGCGTCCCCGCGGACTACGACCCGGCTGCCACCGCGAAGGCCATGAGGGAGGCCCTGCCCGCCGATTAG
- a CDS encoding nuclear transport factor 2 family protein: protein MHPFRKAVEDRDPDALEALLAEDVVFTSPVAFAPYAGRAMTAAILRGVMRVFEDFTYVREIANPDGRDHALVFTATVAGKQIQGCDFLHVDEDGKIDDLTVMVRPLSAARALSEAMGAQFDRIAREAAGG, encoded by the coding sequence ATGCACCCGTTCCGCAAGGCCGTCGAGGACCGTGACCCGGACGCCCTGGAGGCGCTGCTCGCCGAGGACGTCGTCTTCACCAGCCCGGTGGCGTTCGCGCCGTACGCGGGCCGGGCGATGACCGCCGCGATCCTCCGCGGCGTGATGCGCGTCTTCGAGGACTTCACGTACGTACGGGAGATCGCGAACCCCGACGGCCGCGACCACGCCCTCGTCTTCACCGCGACCGTCGCCGGGAAGCAGATCCAGGGCTGCGACTTCCTGCACGTCGACGAGGACGGGAAGATCGACGACCTGACCGTCATGGTCCGGCCCCTGTCGGCGGCCCGGGCGCTCTCCGAGGCCATGGGTGCGCAGTTCGACCGGATCGCCCGCGAGGCGGCCGGCGGCTGA
- a CDS encoding GlxA family transcriptional regulator, producing the protein MTVRGNRHRVVVLALDGVYPFELGIPNRVFGAVPEFYEVATCSVDGLPIRTNADFSVTVAHGPEVLRTADTVVLPPFDLSLLTREVPPAVAEALASVPAGARLVSICTGAFVLAAAGMLDGRPATTHWALVETFRSWFPQVALDPEVLFVDDGSVLTSAGAASGVDVCLHLVRKDHGAAVANRVARMCVAPPWRDGGQAQYIEQPVPEATANDTSATRQWALERLHEPLALSELAGHARMSLRTFARRFDEEVGMSPGRWLIQQRVSRARQLLETTDLAVDDIAGQVGFATGTSLRQHLHAAIGVTPLAYRRTFRGVPVA; encoded by the coding sequence ATGACCGTCAGGGGAAACCGCCACCGTGTCGTCGTCCTCGCCCTGGACGGGGTGTACCCCTTCGAGCTGGGGATCCCGAACCGTGTGTTCGGTGCCGTGCCGGAGTTCTACGAGGTCGCGACCTGCTCGGTGGACGGCCTGCCCATCCGGACCAATGCCGACTTCTCGGTGACCGTCGCGCACGGCCCGGAGGTGCTGCGCACGGCCGACACGGTGGTGCTGCCGCCCTTCGACCTGTCGCTCCTCACCCGCGAGGTGCCGCCGGCGGTCGCCGAGGCGCTCGCGTCCGTACCCGCGGGGGCTCGCCTGGTCTCCATCTGCACGGGCGCGTTCGTGCTGGCCGCGGCCGGGATGCTCGACGGGCGACCCGCCACGACGCACTGGGCGCTCGTGGAGACCTTCCGTTCGTGGTTCCCGCAGGTGGCGCTCGACCCGGAGGTCCTCTTCGTCGACGACGGATCCGTGCTGACCTCGGCGGGCGCCGCCTCAGGAGTGGACGTCTGCCTCCATCTCGTACGGAAGGACCACGGCGCCGCCGTCGCCAACCGGGTCGCGCGCATGTGCGTCGCACCGCCGTGGCGGGACGGCGGGCAGGCGCAGTACATCGAGCAGCCGGTCCCCGAGGCGACGGCGAACGACACCTCGGCGACCCGGCAGTGGGCGCTGGAGCGACTGCACGAACCGCTCGCCCTGAGCGAGCTCGCCGGGCACGCCCGGATGAGCCTGCGCACGTTCGCCCGGCGGTTCGACGAGGAGGTCGGCATGAGCCCGGGGCGGTGGCTGATCCAGCAGCGGGTCTCCCGCGCCCGGCAGTTGCTCGAAACGACCGACCTGGCCGTGGACGACATCGCCGGGCAGGTCGGCTTCGCCACGGGCACCTCGTTGCGCCAGCACCTGCACGCCGCGATCGGCGTCACCCCGCTCGCCTACCGGCGTACCTTCCGCGGCGTGCCCGTGGCCTGA